The Salmo salar chromosome ssa06, Ssal_v3.1, whole genome shotgun sequence genome window below encodes:
- the star3 gene encoding StAR-related lipid transfer protein 3, whose product MPGGVDYGEFGGSLPAIASLNASYSTTVSLPSPHYLVVPPGEKKVISDVRRTFCLFVTFDLLFISLLWIIELNIKNSIWQSLELEVVKYNFQSSFFDIFLLALFRFLCLQLGYAALRLRHWWVIAITTLVTSSFLVAKVILSNLLSQNAFGYVLPITSFVVAWLETWFLDFKVLSIEAGDERAYLAAVNAASERAPMIYPRAVSEGQFYSPPESLAGSEEDLDEEGLGRRAVSPQEKALVRQGKEAMAVVEQILAQEENWKFEKNNDAGDSVYTLEIPFHGKTFILKAFMQCPAELVYQEVILQPEKMVQWNKTVSGCQILQRVDDNTLVSYDISSGAAGGVVSARDFVNVRRVERKRDCYISAGMATDHDAKPPHSRYVRGENGPGGFVVLKSSSNPSVCTFIWVLNTDLKGRLPRYLIHQSLAATMFEFMAHLRQRIRDLRSTR is encoded by the exons ATGCCGGGCGGAGTGGACTATGGGGAGTTTGGGGGTAGCCTTCCTGCCATCGCCTCTCTGAATGCGTCCTACTCCACCACTgtatccctcccctccccccactaCCTGGTGGTGCCCCCTGGGGAGAAGAAGGTCATCTCAGACGTCCGTCGCACCTTTTGCCTCTTTGTCACCTTTGacctcctcttcatctccctgCTGTGGATCATCGAGCTCAAT ATCAAGAACTCCATTTGGCAGAGCCTTGAGCTGGAGGTTGTCAAGTACAACTTTCAGTCCTCCTTCTTTGACATCTTT CTCCTTGCCTTGTTTCGTTTCCTGTGTCTCCAGTTGGGCTATGCTGCTCTGCGTCTGAGGCACTGGTGGGTCATTGCG ATCACCACTCTAGTGACCAGCTCCTTCCTTGTAGCCAAAGTCATTCTCTCCAAT CTGCTATCCCAGAATGCCTTTGGCTACGTGTTGCCCATCACATCCTTTGTGGTGGCGTGGCTGGAGACGTGGTTCCTGGATTTCAAGGTGCTCTCCATAGAGGCTGGTGATGAGAGAG CCTACCTAGCAGCAGTGAACGCAGCGTCGGAGCGAGCTCCCATGATCTACCCTCGCGCTGTGTCTGAAGGACAGTTCTACTCTCCACCTGAATCCCTCGCAG GGTCTGAGGAGGACCTGGATGAGGAGGGGCTGGGTCGCAGGGCAGTCTCCCCCCAGGAGAAGGCGCTGGTGAGGCAGGGTAAAGAGGCCATGGCCGTGGTGGAACAGATCCTGGCCCAGGAGGAGAACTGGAAGTTTGAGAAGAACAAT GACGCGGGGGATTCTGTGTACACACTGGAGATCCCCTTCCATGGAAAGACCTTCATTCTCAAG GCCTTCATGCAGTGTCCTGCAGAGCTGGTGTACCAGGAGGTGATCTTACAGCCAGAGAAGATGGTCCAGTGGAACAAAACTGTTTCTGGCTGCCAG ATCCTCCAGAGGGTGGATGACAACACCCTGGTGTCGTACGATATCTCTTCCGGGGCAGCAGGGGGGGTAGTGTCTGCCAG GGACTTTGTGAATGTGAGGCGGGTGGAACGCAAACGAGACTGCTACATCTCTGCTGGCATGGCAACCGACCACGACGCCAAGCCTCCGCACAGTCGCTATGTCAG AGGTGAGAATGGTCCAGGCGGGTTTGTGGTCCTGAAGTCCAGCAGTAACCCCTCGGTTTGTACCTTTATCTGGGTGCTCAACACAGACCTCAAG GGTCGACTGCCCCGCTACCTTATCCACCAGAGTCTGGCTGCCACCATGTTTGAGTTTATGGCCCATCTACGCCAGCGCATCCGTGACCTGCGGTCCACTCGCTAG
- the star3 gene encoding stAR-related lipid transfer protein 3 isoform X1: MPGGVDYGEFGGSLPAIASLNASYSTTVSLPSPHYLVVPPGEKKVISDVRRTFCLFVTFDLLFISLLWIIELNLLALFRFLCLQLGYAALRLRHWWVIAITTLVTSSFLVAKVILSNLLSQNAFGYVLPITSFVVAWLETWFLDFKVLSIEAGDERAYLAAVNAASERAPMIYPRAVSEGQFYSPPESLAGSEEDLDEEGLGRRAVSPQEKALVRQGKEAMAVVEQILAQEENWKFEKNNDAGDSVYTLEIPFHGKTFILKAFMQCPAELVYQEVILQPEKMVQWNKTVSGCQILQRVDDNTLVSYDISSGAAGGVVSARDFVNVRRVERKRDCYISAGMATDHDAKPPHSRYVRGENGPGGFVVLKSSSNPSVCTFIWVLNTDLKGRLPRYLIHQSLAATMFEFMAHLRQRIRDLRSTR; encoded by the exons ATGCCGGGCGGAGTGGACTATGGGGAGTTTGGGGGTAGCCTTCCTGCCATCGCCTCTCTGAATGCGTCCTACTCCACCACTgtatccctcccctccccccactaCCTGGTGGTGCCCCCTGGGGAGAAGAAGGTCATCTCAGACGTCCGTCGCACCTTTTGCCTCTTTGTCACCTTTGacctcctcttcatctccctgCTGTGGATCATCGAGCTCAAT CTCCTTGCCTTGTTTCGTTTCCTGTGTCTCCAGTTGGGCTATGCTGCTCTGCGTCTGAGGCACTGGTGGGTCATTGCG ATCACCACTCTAGTGACCAGCTCCTTCCTTGTAGCCAAAGTCATTCTCTCCAAT CTGCTATCCCAGAATGCCTTTGGCTACGTGTTGCCCATCACATCCTTTGTGGTGGCGTGGCTGGAGACGTGGTTCCTGGATTTCAAGGTGCTCTCCATAGAGGCTGGTGATGAGAGAG CCTACCTAGCAGCAGTGAACGCAGCGTCGGAGCGAGCTCCCATGATCTACCCTCGCGCTGTGTCTGAAGGACAGTTCTACTCTCCACCTGAATCCCTCGCAG GGTCTGAGGAGGACCTGGATGAGGAGGGGCTGGGTCGCAGGGCAGTCTCCCCCCAGGAGAAGGCGCTGGTGAGGCAGGGTAAAGAGGCCATGGCCGTGGTGGAACAGATCCTGGCCCAGGAGGAGAACTGGAAGTTTGAGAAGAACAAT GACGCGGGGGATTCTGTGTACACACTGGAGATCCCCTTCCATGGAAAGACCTTCATTCTCAAG GCCTTCATGCAGTGTCCTGCAGAGCTGGTGTACCAGGAGGTGATCTTACAGCCAGAGAAGATGGTCCAGTGGAACAAAACTGTTTCTGGCTGCCAG ATCCTCCAGAGGGTGGATGACAACACCCTGGTGTCGTACGATATCTCTTCCGGGGCAGCAGGGGGGGTAGTGTCTGCCAG GGACTTTGTGAATGTGAGGCGGGTGGAACGCAAACGAGACTGCTACATCTCTGCTGGCATGGCAACCGACCACGACGCCAAGCCTCCGCACAGTCGCTATGTCAG AGGTGAGAATGGTCCAGGCGGGTTTGTGGTCCTGAAGTCCAGCAGTAACCCCTCGGTTTGTACCTTTATCTGGGTGCTCAACACAGACCTCAAG GGTCGACTGCCCCGCTACCTTATCCACCAGAGTCTGGCTGCCACCATGTTTGAGTTTATGGCCCATCTACGCCAGCGCATCCGTGACCTGCGGTCCACTCGCTAG
- the mreg gene encoding melanoregulin yields MGAAFKRFCARFCCCCCFSDDESEEEKEPLISPDTLEYFDREAKKRREQEQNLWSEPGDPSHSERDDDRILYNLIQNRNQTRRGSLAHRRLSVDIEGMRDLRREVRDKWKMILENLGFMAEAESLLTVSASASYDRMKNASASRTLLHTLHSETSIFNTREAPPERYLFILDRLIYLDAAEDFLAKARRFYPKRDADDEDEDNPLAVNLPLLLARVNRTMNREGSDDEDERLDEEDGSGREEDNF; encoded by the exons ATGGGGGCTGCCTTCAAGAGGTTCTGTGCTCggttctgttgctgctgctgctttagCGATGATGaaagtgaggaggagaaggagcctTTAATCAG TCCTGACACTTTGGAGTACTTTGACCGTGAGGCGAAGAAGCGAAGGGAACAGGAACAGAACCTATGGAGTGAGCCAGGCGACCCGAGCCACTCAGAGAGAGACGATGACCGGATCCTGTACAACCTCATCCAGAACAGGAACCAGACACGCAGGGGCTCGCTG GCGCACCGGCGTCTGAGTGTGGACATTGAGGGTATGAGAGATCTACGTCGGGAGGTCAGGGACAAGTGGAAGATGATCCTGGAGAATTTAG GGTTCATGGCGGAGGCGGAGTCTCTGCTGACGGTGTCTGCTAGTGCGTCGTATGACCGTATGAAGAACGCCTCGGCGTCACGTACACTACTGCACACGCTCCACTCTGAGACATCTATCTTCAACACCCGGGAGGCCCCACCTGAGAGATACCTCTTCATCCTG GATCGTCTCATATACCTGGATGCTGCTGAGGACTTCTTGGCGAAGGCTAGACGCTTCTACCCCAAGCGTGATGctgatgatgaagatgaggacAACCCATTAGCAGTCAACCTACCGTTGCTACTGGCCAGAGTGAACCGCACCATGAACAGAGAAGGGAGCGATGATGAGGACGAGAGGCTGGATGAGGAAGATGGGAGCGGAAGAGAGGAGGACAACTTCTAG